A portion of the Meleagris gallopavo isolate NT-WF06-2002-E0010 breed Aviagen turkey brand Nicholas breeding stock chromosome 16, Turkey_5.1, whole genome shotgun sequence genome contains these proteins:
- the LOC100540809 gene encoding heparan sulfate glucosamine 3-O-sulfotransferase 2, translating into MAPLQGSALPSVLHSSGPLGLSIPGRCSPAGAGTGHGWGSPCSTTGGSCVLLTSGPAGKGHPASLVLLLTTSFSACRSLMPRTLDSQITVEKTPSYFVTKEAPRRIFNMSRDTKLIVVVRNPVTRAISDYTQTLSKKPDIPTFEGLSFRNRSLGLVDTSWNAIRIGMYAVHLQSWLQYFPLSQIHFVSGEKLITDPAGEMAKVQDFLGIRRVITDKHFYFNKTKGFPCLKKTESNSSPRCLGKSKGRTHVQIDPEVIEQLRDFYRPYNIKFYETVGQDFRWE; encoded by the coding sequence ATGGCACCTCTCCAGGGCAGTGCCCTCCCCTCTGTCCTGCATAGCTCTGGGCCCTTGGGGCTGAGCATCCCAGGTAGGTGCAGCCCCGCAGGAGCTGGGACAGGACATGGCTGGGGCAGCCCCTGCAGCACTACAGGAGGGAGCTGTGTCCTCCTAACCTCCGGTCCTGCTGGGAAAGGACACCCTGCCAGCCTGGTTCTGCTCCTCACCACCTCATTCTCTGCTTGCAGGAGCCTGATGCCACGCACACTCGACAGCCAGATCACGGTGGAGAAGACCCCCAGTTACTTTGTCACCAAGGAGGCCCCACGGCGGATTTTCAACATGTCACGGGACACCAAGCTGATCGTGGTGGTGCGCAACCCCGTCACCCGCGCCATCTCGGACTACACGCAGACGCTCTCCAAGAAGCCCGACATCCCCACCTTCGAGGGGCTGTCCTTCCGCAACCGCAGCCTGGGGCTGGTGGACACCTCCTGGAACGCCATCCGTATCGGGATGTACGCTGTGCAcctgcagagctggctgcagtaCTTCCCCCTCTCTCAGATCCACTTTGTCAGTGGGGAGAAGCTGATCACCGACCCGGCTGGGGAGATGGCCAAGGTGCAGGACTTCCTGGGCATCCGGCGGGTCATCACTGACAAGCACTTCTACTTCAACAAGACAAAAGGCTTTCCTTgcctgaagaaaacagagagcaACAGCTCACCGCGCTGCCTGGGCAAATCCAAGGGGAGGACTCACGTGCAGATAGACCCCGAGGTGATAGAGCAGCTTCGGGACTTTTACAGACCTTACAACATCAAGTTCTATGAAACAGTCGGGCAGGACTTCAGGTGGGAATGA